One segment of Bacillus alkalisoli DNA contains the following:
- a CDS encoding post-transcriptional regulator, with product MGTKKEHAYDLFRFDLEPVLQSKMEEFHMLGYDKVTVGDVWECMTKKKWKKPESKQLHELVSDVYRLKIVDYMSYITIEAYKAPNYFESVKDS from the coding sequence ATGGGGACAAAAAAAGAACATGCATACGATTTGTTTCGTTTTGATTTAGAGCCTGTTTTACAAAGTAAAATGGAAGAGTTTCATATGCTAGGGTACGACAAAGTGACAGTAGGTGACGTATGGGAGTGTATGACGAAGAAAAAATGGAAAAAGCCAGAATCAAAACAGTTACACGAATTAGTATCGGATGTATACAGATTGAAAATTGTGGATTACATGAGTTACATAACGATTGAAGCATATAAAGCACCTAACTATTTTGAATCGGTAAAAGATTCGTGA